In the genome of Apodemus sylvaticus chromosome 2, mApoSyl1.1, whole genome shotgun sequence, one region contains:
- the Sh2d6 gene encoding SH2 domain-containing protein 6 isoform X10, with translation MDCSPRGWQLRYQKSMESLCALQIPKRGHSGAACEGVNLQNTNPCNPRGGIPPEGLWWRAQSDPSQGKGLSTASCLTRLQKQTSCFPFLSSLCSWCPCPGDTDSASLGSFPAPRPCDLPMQSPEQEGAAEDICGSSQALERQRGSAHPPAMDRFSGGKARLGPPFLPARCADTQVWRENVASPSFLPGPETRRNRHPFLKAQEEVEEEDKYELPPCEVLPVSLAPAQSLGSEEDALYLDRSGPVDPSKPPPPPPQSAMARGFPINPSFPFRPTSGYHFPLKTVPNLQPATPKQGPVFGRRGRGPPAGVVTERTEKASEDIYLECEPDPLPALTRSLSSKALVPPVPLPRTSGLPKSVTGHQEARNGAVDAALKGPTMKPPHPSPSWFQPSSLLLSAGRKLSASSIAPALSTSAAEDGSLLGQPWYSGNCDRQSVERALLYFQKDGAYTVRLSSGPHSSQPFTLAVLLRGRVFNIPIRQLDGGHHYALGREGRNHEVFPSVVAMVQHYTKHPLPLVDRHSGSRGLTCLLFPTKP, from the exons ATGGACTGTTCACCCAGGGGATGGCAGCTAAGATATCAGAAATCTATGGAATCACTCTGTGCTCTGCAAATACCAAAGCGTGGACACTCAGGTGCTGCCTGTGAGGGAGTCAACCTTCAAAACACGAACCCCTGCAATCCCCGTGGAGGAATTCCTCCAGAGGGTCTGTGGTGGCGTGCACAAAGCGATCCCAGTCAGGGAAAAGGGCTGTCCACAGCCTCCTGCCTGACACGTCTGCAAAAGCAAACCTCTTGCTTTCCCTTCCTTTCATCTCTGTGCAGCTGGTGCCCGTGTCCAGGCGACACAGACTCTGCCTCCCTGGGGTCCTTTCCTGCTCCCAGGCCCTGCGATTTGCCTATGCAAAGCCCTGAGCAGGAAGGAGCAGCTGAG GACATTTGTGGCAGCTCCCAGGctctagagaggcagaggggctCCGCTCATCCTCCGGCCATG GACAGGTTCAGTGGCGGCAAGGCCCG GTTGGGACCACCATTCCTACCTGCCAGATGTGCAG ACACCCAAGTGTGGAGAGAAAATGTAGCCAGCCCGTCCTTTCTGCCTGGCCCAGAGACAAGGAGAAACAGG CATCCCTTTTTGAAGGCCCAGGAAGAGGTAGAAGAGGAGGATAAATATGAGCTGCCCCCGTGTGAGGTCCTGCCCGTCAGTCTGGCCCCTGCACAGTCCCTTGGCTCTGAAGAGGACGCCTTGTATCTGG ATCGTTCTGGGCCCGTGGATCCATCCAAGCCCCCACCGCCCCCACCTCAGTCTGCCAtggccagaggattccccataaacccttccttccctttccgcCCTACCTCTGGCTACCATTTCCCG CTGAAGACAGTACCGAACCTACAGCCTGCAACCCCAAAGCAGGGACCTGTTTTTGGAAGGCGAG GGCGAGGTCCACCTGCTGGAGTG GTGACAGAGCGTACAGAGAAAGCCAGCGAGGACATCTACCTGGAGTGCGAGCCTGATCCAC TTCCAGCCTTAACTAGGTCTCTGAGCTCCAAAGCCCTGGTGCCTCCAGTTCCTCTGCCAAGAACATCTGGATTGCCCAA GTCTGTGACCGGTCACCAGGAGGCTCGGAAT GGAGCTGTGGATGCGGCGTTGAAAG GACCCACCATGAAGCCTCCTCACCCGTCCCCTTCCTGGTTCCAGCCCTCATCTCTGCTTCTTTCAGCAGGAAGGAAGCTGTCTGCTTCCTCCATAGCTCCTGCTCTGAGTACCTCTGCTGCCGAG GATGGCAGTCTGCTGGGTCAGCCTTGGTACTCTGGGAACTGTGACCGTCAGTCTGTTGAGAGAGCGCTGCTTTACTTCCAAAAG GATGGGGCCTACACGGTGCGCCTCAGCTCTGGGCCTCACAGTTCCCAGCCCTTCACTCTGGCAGTACTCCTCAGAGGCCGTGTCTTCAACATTCCCATCCGGCAACTGGACGGCGGGCATCACTATGCCCTGGGTCGGGAGGGCAGGAATCATGAG GTCTTCCCCTCTGTGGTCGCCATGGTTCAGCATTACACGAAGCACCCCCTGCCCCTCGTGGACAGACACAGTGGCAGCCGGGGACTCACCTGCCTGCTCTTCCCCACCAAGCCCTGA
- the Sh2d6 gene encoding SH2 domain-containing protein 6 isoform X13: MDCSPRGWQLRYQKSMESLCALQIPKRGHSGAACEGVNLQNTNPCNPRGGIPPEGLWWRAQSDPSQGKGLSTASCLTRLQKQTSCFPFLSSLCSWCPCPGDTDSASLGSFPAPRPCDLPMQSPEQEGAAEDICGSSQALERQRGSAHPPAMDRFSGGKARLGPPFLPARCADTQVWRENVASPSFLPGPETRRNRHPFLKAQEEVEEEDKYELPPCEVLPVSLAPAQSLGSEEDALYLDRSGPVDPSKPPPPPPQSAMARGFPINPSFPFRPTSGYHFPLKTVPNLQPATPKQGPVFGRRGRGPPAGVVTERTEKASEDIYLECEPDPLPALTRSLSSKALVPPVPLPRTSGLPKSVTGHQEARNGAVDAALKGRKLSASSIAPALSTSAAEDGSLLGQPWYSGNCDRQSVERALLYFQKDGAYTVRLSSGPHSSQPFTLAVLLRGRVFNIPIRQLDGGHHYALGREGRNHEVFPSVVAMVQHYTKHPLPLVDRHSGSRGLTCLLFPTKP; encoded by the exons ATGGACTGTTCACCCAGGGGATGGCAGCTAAGATATCAGAAATCTATGGAATCACTCTGTGCTCTGCAAATACCAAAGCGTGGACACTCAGGTGCTGCCTGTGAGGGAGTCAACCTTCAAAACACGAACCCCTGCAATCCCCGTGGAGGAATTCCTCCAGAGGGTCTGTGGTGGCGTGCACAAAGCGATCCCAGTCAGGGAAAAGGGCTGTCCACAGCCTCCTGCCTGACACGTCTGCAAAAGCAAACCTCTTGCTTTCCCTTCCTTTCATCTCTGTGCAGCTGGTGCCCGTGTCCAGGCGACACAGACTCTGCCTCCCTGGGGTCCTTTCCTGCTCCCAGGCCCTGCGATTTGCCTATGCAAAGCCCTGAGCAGGAAGGAGCAGCTGAG GACATTTGTGGCAGCTCCCAGGctctagagaggcagaggggctCCGCTCATCCTCCGGCCATG GACAGGTTCAGTGGCGGCAAGGCCCG GTTGGGACCACCATTCCTACCTGCCAGATGTGCAG ACACCCAAGTGTGGAGAGAAAATGTAGCCAGCCCGTCCTTTCTGCCTGGCCCAGAGACAAGGAGAAACAGG CATCCCTTTTTGAAGGCCCAGGAAGAGGTAGAAGAGGAGGATAAATATGAGCTGCCCCCGTGTGAGGTCCTGCCCGTCAGTCTGGCCCCTGCACAGTCCCTTGGCTCTGAAGAGGACGCCTTGTATCTGG ATCGTTCTGGGCCCGTGGATCCATCCAAGCCCCCACCGCCCCCACCTCAGTCTGCCAtggccagaggattccccataaacccttccttccctttccgcCCTACCTCTGGCTACCATTTCCCG CTGAAGACAGTACCGAACCTACAGCCTGCAACCCCAAAGCAGGGACCTGTTTTTGGAAGGCGAG GGCGAGGTCCACCTGCTGGAGTG GTGACAGAGCGTACAGAGAAAGCCAGCGAGGACATCTACCTGGAGTGCGAGCCTGATCCAC TTCCAGCCTTAACTAGGTCTCTGAGCTCCAAAGCCCTGGTGCCTCCAGTTCCTCTGCCAAGAACATCTGGATTGCCCAA GTCTGTGACCGGTCACCAGGAGGCTCGGAAT GGAGCTGTGGATGCGGCGTTGAAAG GAAGGAAGCTGTCTGCTTCCTCCATAGCTCCTGCTCTGAGTACCTCTGCTGCCGAG GATGGCAGTCTGCTGGGTCAGCCTTGGTACTCTGGGAACTGTGACCGTCAGTCTGTTGAGAGAGCGCTGCTTTACTTCCAAAAG GATGGGGCCTACACGGTGCGCCTCAGCTCTGGGCCTCACAGTTCCCAGCCCTTCACTCTGGCAGTACTCCTCAGAGGCCGTGTCTTCAACATTCCCATCCGGCAACTGGACGGCGGGCATCACTATGCCCTGGGTCGGGAGGGCAGGAATCATGAG GTCTTCCCCTCTGTGGTCGCCATGGTTCAGCATTACACGAAGCACCCCCTGCCCCTCGTGGACAGACACAGTGGCAGCCGGGGACTCACCTGCCTGCTCTTCCCCACCAAGCCCTGA
- the Sh2d6 gene encoding SH2 domain-containing protein 6 isoform X17 translates to MDCSPRGWQLRYQKSMESLCALQIPKRGHSGAACEGVNLQNTNPCNPRGGIPPEGLWWRAQSDPSQGKGLSTASCLTRLQKQTSCFPFLSSLCSWCPCPGDTDSASLGSFPAPRPCDLPMQSPEQEGAAEDICGSSQALERQRGSAHPPAMDRFSGGKARLGPPFLPARCADTQVWRENVASPSFLPGPETRRNRHPFLKAQEEVEEEDKYELPPCEVLPVSLAPAQSLGSEEDALYLDRSGPVDPSKPPPPPPQSAMARGFPINPSFPFRPTSGYHFPLKTVPNLQPATPKQGPVFGRRGRGPPAGVVCDRSPGGSEWSCGCGVESRKEAVCFLHSSCSEYLCCRGLPALPALLECVSSSSSVYVQDGSLLGQPWYSGNCDRQSVERALLYFQKDGAYTVRLSSGPHSSQPFTLAVLLRGRVFNIPIRQLDGGHHYALGREGRNHEVFPSVVAMVQHYTKHPLPLVDRHSGSRGLTCLLFPTKP, encoded by the exons ATGGACTGTTCACCCAGGGGATGGCAGCTAAGATATCAGAAATCTATGGAATCACTCTGTGCTCTGCAAATACCAAAGCGTGGACACTCAGGTGCTGCCTGTGAGGGAGTCAACCTTCAAAACACGAACCCCTGCAATCCCCGTGGAGGAATTCCTCCAGAGGGTCTGTGGTGGCGTGCACAAAGCGATCCCAGTCAGGGAAAAGGGCTGTCCACAGCCTCCTGCCTGACACGTCTGCAAAAGCAAACCTCTTGCTTTCCCTTCCTTTCATCTCTGTGCAGCTGGTGCCCGTGTCCAGGCGACACAGACTCTGCCTCCCTGGGGTCCTTTCCTGCTCCCAGGCCCTGCGATTTGCCTATGCAAAGCCCTGAGCAGGAAGGAGCAGCTGAG GACATTTGTGGCAGCTCCCAGGctctagagaggcagaggggctCCGCTCATCCTCCGGCCATG GACAGGTTCAGTGGCGGCAAGGCCCG GTTGGGACCACCATTCCTACCTGCCAGATGTGCAG ACACCCAAGTGTGGAGAGAAAATGTAGCCAGCCCGTCCTTTCTGCCTGGCCCAGAGACAAGGAGAAACAGG CATCCCTTTTTGAAGGCCCAGGAAGAGGTAGAAGAGGAGGATAAATATGAGCTGCCCCCGTGTGAGGTCCTGCCCGTCAGTCTGGCCCCTGCACAGTCCCTTGGCTCTGAAGAGGACGCCTTGTATCTGG ATCGTTCTGGGCCCGTGGATCCATCCAAGCCCCCACCGCCCCCACCTCAGTCTGCCAtggccagaggattccccataaacccttccttccctttccgcCCTACCTCTGGCTACCATTTCCCG CTGAAGACAGTACCGAACCTACAGCCTGCAACCCCAAAGCAGGGACCTGTTTTTGGAAGGCGAG GGCGAGGTCCACCTGCTGGAGTG GTCTGTGACCGGTCACCAGGAGGCTCGGAAT GGAGCTGTGGATGCGGCGTTGAAAG CAGGAAGGAAGCTGTCTGCTTCCTCCATAGCTCCTGCTCTGAGTACCTCTGCTGCCGAG GGCTCCCTGCTCTCCCGGCCCTGCTTGAGTGTGTCTCTTCGAGCAGCTCTGTGTATGTACAGGATGGCAGTCTGCTGGGTCAGCCTTGGTACTCTGGGAACTGTGACCGTCAGTCTGTTGAGAGAGCGCTGCTTTACTTCCAAAAG GATGGGGCCTACACGGTGCGCCTCAGCTCTGGGCCTCACAGTTCCCAGCCCTTCACTCTGGCAGTACTCCTCAGAGGCCGTGTCTTCAACATTCCCATCCGGCAACTGGACGGCGGGCATCACTATGCCCTGGGTCGGGAGGGCAGGAATCATGAG GTCTTCCCCTCTGTGGTCGCCATGGTTCAGCATTACACGAAGCACCCCCTGCCCCTCGTGGACAGACACAGTGGCAGCCGGGGACTCACCTGCCTGCTCTTCCCCACCAAGCCCTGA
- the Sh2d6 gene encoding SH2 domain-containing protein 6 isoform X12, whose translation MDCSPRGWQLRYQKSMESLCALQIPKRGHSGAACEGVNLQNTNPCNPRGGIPPEGLWWRAQSDPSQGKGLSTASCLTRLQKQTSCFPFLSSLCSWCPCPGDTDSASLGSFPAPRPCDLPMQSPEQEGAAEDICGSSQALERQRGSAHPPAMDRFSGGKARLGPPFLPARCADTQVWRENVASPSFLPGPETRRNRHPFLKAQEEVEEEDKYELPPCEVLPVSLAPAQSLGSEEDALYLDRSGPVDPSKPPPPPPQSAMARGFPINPSFPFRPTSGYHFPLKTVPNLQPATPKQGPVFGRRGRGPPAGVVTERTEKASEDIYLECEPDPLPALTRSLSSKALVPPVPLPRTSGLPKSVTGHQEARNGAVDAALKAGRKLSASSIAPALSTSAAEDGSLLGQPWYSGNCDRQSVERALLYFQKDGAYTVRLSSGPHSSQPFTLAVLLRGRVFNIPIRQLDGGHHYALGREGRNHEVFPSVVAMVQHYTKHPLPLVDRHSGSRGLTCLLFPTKP comes from the exons ATGGACTGTTCACCCAGGGGATGGCAGCTAAGATATCAGAAATCTATGGAATCACTCTGTGCTCTGCAAATACCAAAGCGTGGACACTCAGGTGCTGCCTGTGAGGGAGTCAACCTTCAAAACACGAACCCCTGCAATCCCCGTGGAGGAATTCCTCCAGAGGGTCTGTGGTGGCGTGCACAAAGCGATCCCAGTCAGGGAAAAGGGCTGTCCACAGCCTCCTGCCTGACACGTCTGCAAAAGCAAACCTCTTGCTTTCCCTTCCTTTCATCTCTGTGCAGCTGGTGCCCGTGTCCAGGCGACACAGACTCTGCCTCCCTGGGGTCCTTTCCTGCTCCCAGGCCCTGCGATTTGCCTATGCAAAGCCCTGAGCAGGAAGGAGCAGCTGAG GACATTTGTGGCAGCTCCCAGGctctagagaggcagaggggctCCGCTCATCCTCCGGCCATG GACAGGTTCAGTGGCGGCAAGGCCCG GTTGGGACCACCATTCCTACCTGCCAGATGTGCAG ACACCCAAGTGTGGAGAGAAAATGTAGCCAGCCCGTCCTTTCTGCCTGGCCCAGAGACAAGGAGAAACAGG CATCCCTTTTTGAAGGCCCAGGAAGAGGTAGAAGAGGAGGATAAATATGAGCTGCCCCCGTGTGAGGTCCTGCCCGTCAGTCTGGCCCCTGCACAGTCCCTTGGCTCTGAAGAGGACGCCTTGTATCTGG ATCGTTCTGGGCCCGTGGATCCATCCAAGCCCCCACCGCCCCCACCTCAGTCTGCCAtggccagaggattccccataaacccttccttccctttccgcCCTACCTCTGGCTACCATTTCCCG CTGAAGACAGTACCGAACCTACAGCCTGCAACCCCAAAGCAGGGACCTGTTTTTGGAAGGCGAG GGCGAGGTCCACCTGCTGGAGTG GTGACAGAGCGTACAGAGAAAGCCAGCGAGGACATCTACCTGGAGTGCGAGCCTGATCCAC TTCCAGCCTTAACTAGGTCTCTGAGCTCCAAAGCCCTGGTGCCTCCAGTTCCTCTGCCAAGAACATCTGGATTGCCCAA GTCTGTGACCGGTCACCAGGAGGCTCGGAAT GGAGCTGTGGATGCGGCGTTGAAAG CAGGAAGGAAGCTGTCTGCTTCCTCCATAGCTCCTGCTCTGAGTACCTCTGCTGCCGAG GATGGCAGTCTGCTGGGTCAGCCTTGGTACTCTGGGAACTGTGACCGTCAGTCTGTTGAGAGAGCGCTGCTTTACTTCCAAAAG GATGGGGCCTACACGGTGCGCCTCAGCTCTGGGCCTCACAGTTCCCAGCCCTTCACTCTGGCAGTACTCCTCAGAGGCCGTGTCTTCAACATTCCCATCCGGCAACTGGACGGCGGGCATCACTATGCCCTGGGTCGGGAGGGCAGGAATCATGAG GTCTTCCCCTCTGTGGTCGCCATGGTTCAGCATTACACGAAGCACCCCCTGCCCCTCGTGGACAGACACAGTGGCAGCCGGGGACTCACCTGCCTGCTCTTCCCCACCAAGCCCTGA
- the Sh2d6 gene encoding SH2 domain-containing protein 6 isoform X18: protein MDCSPRGWQLRYQKSMESLCALQIPKRGHSGAACEGVNLQNTNPCNPRGGIPPEGLWWRAQSDPSQGKGLSTASCLTRLQKQTSCFPFLSSLCSWCPCPGDTDSASLGSFPAPRPCDLPMQSPEQEGAAEDICGSSQALERQRGSAHPPAMDRFSGGKARLGPPFLPARCADTQVWRENVASPSFLPGPETRRNRHPFLKAQEEVEEEDKYELPPCEVLPVSLAPAQSLGSEEDALYLDRSGPVDPSKPPPPPPQSAMARGFPINPSFPFRPTSGYHFPLKTVPNLQPATPKQGPVFGRRGRGPPAGVVCDRSPGGSEWSCGCGVERKEAVCFLHSSCSEYLCCRGLPALPALLECVSSSSSVYVQDGSLLGQPWYSGNCDRQSVERALLYFQKDGAYTVRLSSGPHSSQPFTLAVLLRGRVFNIPIRQLDGGHHYALGREGRNHEVFPSVVAMVQHYTKHPLPLVDRHSGSRGLTCLLFPTKP, encoded by the exons ATGGACTGTTCACCCAGGGGATGGCAGCTAAGATATCAGAAATCTATGGAATCACTCTGTGCTCTGCAAATACCAAAGCGTGGACACTCAGGTGCTGCCTGTGAGGGAGTCAACCTTCAAAACACGAACCCCTGCAATCCCCGTGGAGGAATTCCTCCAGAGGGTCTGTGGTGGCGTGCACAAAGCGATCCCAGTCAGGGAAAAGGGCTGTCCACAGCCTCCTGCCTGACACGTCTGCAAAAGCAAACCTCTTGCTTTCCCTTCCTTTCATCTCTGTGCAGCTGGTGCCCGTGTCCAGGCGACACAGACTCTGCCTCCCTGGGGTCCTTTCCTGCTCCCAGGCCCTGCGATTTGCCTATGCAAAGCCCTGAGCAGGAAGGAGCAGCTGAG GACATTTGTGGCAGCTCCCAGGctctagagaggcagaggggctCCGCTCATCCTCCGGCCATG GACAGGTTCAGTGGCGGCAAGGCCCG GTTGGGACCACCATTCCTACCTGCCAGATGTGCAG ACACCCAAGTGTGGAGAGAAAATGTAGCCAGCCCGTCCTTTCTGCCTGGCCCAGAGACAAGGAGAAACAGG CATCCCTTTTTGAAGGCCCAGGAAGAGGTAGAAGAGGAGGATAAATATGAGCTGCCCCCGTGTGAGGTCCTGCCCGTCAGTCTGGCCCCTGCACAGTCCCTTGGCTCTGAAGAGGACGCCTTGTATCTGG ATCGTTCTGGGCCCGTGGATCCATCCAAGCCCCCACCGCCCCCACCTCAGTCTGCCAtggccagaggattccccataaacccttccttccctttccgcCCTACCTCTGGCTACCATTTCCCG CTGAAGACAGTACCGAACCTACAGCCTGCAACCCCAAAGCAGGGACCTGTTTTTGGAAGGCGAG GGCGAGGTCCACCTGCTGGAGTG GTCTGTGACCGGTCACCAGGAGGCTCGGAAT GGAGCTGTGGATGCGGCGTTGAAAG GAAGGAAGCTGTCTGCTTCCTCCATAGCTCCTGCTCTGAGTACCTCTGCTGCCGAG GGCTCCCTGCTCTCCCGGCCCTGCTTGAGTGTGTCTCTTCGAGCAGCTCTGTGTATGTACAGGATGGCAGTCTGCTGGGTCAGCCTTGGTACTCTGGGAACTGTGACCGTCAGTCTGTTGAGAGAGCGCTGCTTTACTTCCAAAAG GATGGGGCCTACACGGTGCGCCTCAGCTCTGGGCCTCACAGTTCCCAGCCCTTCACTCTGGCAGTACTCCTCAGAGGCCGTGTCTTCAACATTCCCATCCGGCAACTGGACGGCGGGCATCACTATGCCCTGGGTCGGGAGGGCAGGAATCATGAG GTCTTCCCCTCTGTGGTCGCCATGGTTCAGCATTACACGAAGCACCCCCTGCCCCTCGTGGACAGACACAGTGGCAGCCGGGGACTCACCTGCCTGCTCTTCCCCACCAAGCCCTGA
- the Sh2d6 gene encoding SH2 domain-containing protein 6 isoform X16, which yields MDCSPRGWQLRYQKSMESLCALQIPKRGHSGAACEGVNLQNTNPCNPRGGIPPEGLWWRAQSDPSQGKGLSTASCLTRLQKQTSCFPFLSSLCSWCPCPGDTDSASLGSFPAPRPCDLPMQSPEQEGAAEDICGSSQALERQRGSAHPPAMDRFSGGKARLGPPFLPARCADTQVWRENVASPSFLPGPETRRNRHPFLKAQEEVEEEDKYELPPCEVLPVSLAPAQSLGSEEDALYLDRSGPVDPSKPPPPPPQSAMARGFPINPSFPFRPTSGYHFPLKTVPNLQPATPKQGPVFGRRGRGPPAGVVTERTEKASEDIYLECEPDPLPALTRSLSSKALVPPVPLPRTSGLPKSVTGHQEARNGAVDAALKDASLRSSGPSHAKLPVCVPRSHLEAMQGPSGGSSQGVGPGNARGSEWPMSGISPAGTLCCRTHHEASSPVPFLVPALISASFSRKEAVCFLHSSCSEYLCCRGWQSAGSALVLWEL from the exons ATGGACTGTTCACCCAGGGGATGGCAGCTAAGATATCAGAAATCTATGGAATCACTCTGTGCTCTGCAAATACCAAAGCGTGGACACTCAGGTGCTGCCTGTGAGGGAGTCAACCTTCAAAACACGAACCCCTGCAATCCCCGTGGAGGAATTCCTCCAGAGGGTCTGTGGTGGCGTGCACAAAGCGATCCCAGTCAGGGAAAAGGGCTGTCCACAGCCTCCTGCCTGACACGTCTGCAAAAGCAAACCTCTTGCTTTCCCTTCCTTTCATCTCTGTGCAGCTGGTGCCCGTGTCCAGGCGACACAGACTCTGCCTCCCTGGGGTCCTTTCCTGCTCCCAGGCCCTGCGATTTGCCTATGCAAAGCCCTGAGCAGGAAGGAGCAGCTGAG GACATTTGTGGCAGCTCCCAGGctctagagaggcagaggggctCCGCTCATCCTCCGGCCATG GACAGGTTCAGTGGCGGCAAGGCCCG GTTGGGACCACCATTCCTACCTGCCAGATGTGCAG ACACCCAAGTGTGGAGAGAAAATGTAGCCAGCCCGTCCTTTCTGCCTGGCCCAGAGACAAGGAGAAACAGG CATCCCTTTTTGAAGGCCCAGGAAGAGGTAGAAGAGGAGGATAAATATGAGCTGCCCCCGTGTGAGGTCCTGCCCGTCAGTCTGGCCCCTGCACAGTCCCTTGGCTCTGAAGAGGACGCCTTGTATCTGG ATCGTTCTGGGCCCGTGGATCCATCCAAGCCCCCACCGCCCCCACCTCAGTCTGCCAtggccagaggattccccataaacccttccttccctttccgcCCTACCTCTGGCTACCATTTCCCG CTGAAGACAGTACCGAACCTACAGCCTGCAACCCCAAAGCAGGGACCTGTTTTTGGAAGGCGAG GGCGAGGTCCACCTGCTGGAGTG GTGACAGAGCGTACAGAGAAAGCCAGCGAGGACATCTACCTGGAGTGCGAGCCTGATCCAC TTCCAGCCTTAACTAGGTCTCTGAGCTCCAAAGCCCTGGTGCCTCCAGTTCCTCTGCCAAGAACATCTGGATTGCCCAA GTCTGTGACCGGTCACCAGGAGGCTCGGAAT GGAGCTGTGGATGCGGCGTTGAAAG ATGCTTCCCTCAGATCCTCGGGTCCTAGTCACGCCAAGCTGCCAGTGTGTGTCCCAAGATCTCATTTGGAAGCCATGCAAGGCCCGTCGGGTGGGTCCTCCCAGGGTGTTGGGCCTGGGAATGCAAGGGGCTCAGAATGGCCTATGTCGGGCATTAGCCCTGCTGGCACCCTCTGTTGCAGGACCCACCATGAAGCCTCCTCACCCGTCCCCTTCCTGGTTCCAGCCCTCATCTCTGCTTCTTTCAGCAGGAAGGAAGCTGTCTGCTTCCTCCATAGCTCCTGCTCTGAGTACCTCTGCTGCCGAG GATGGCAGTCTGCTGGGTCAGCCTTGGTACTCTGGGAACTGTGA